A genomic region of Corallococcus macrosporus contains the following coding sequences:
- a CDS encoding protein kinase domain-containing protein, giving the protein MANRHDRDDGPSAPGSAPRVSASRESYGTGRANASATGRGGAESSAPSRGAGGESQRLSSRQVGRFVPLKVLGQGGMGVVYAAYDPDLDRKVALKLLRVKGGHEDLEQGRARLLREAQAMARISHPNVIPVFEVGQWEQQIYVAMALVDGGTLRDWTKAKPRTWQELLDKYLAAGRGLEAAHVAGLVHRDFKPANVLVGKDGRVYVTDFGLARPMGEVEDDEDDGERTRPVGDDSPLNSQLTQAGLVMGTPAYMSPEQFRGELLDSRSDQFSFCAALYRALYGIRPFDPDELSRVASQLRARGGTDDEPGVTEAAAVQVLPPSPILEPPRDSKVPAWVRRALMKGLSLEPRDRFRSMEELLTVLGQRERRALLQRRAGAAVAATVVLGVAGGVAWSRSQVCEGAADLVAERWSPDAREKVTQAFLATKSPVAQDMARRVGEVLDGYGLEWAKQHTVACEDTRVREVQTEALLSQRFVCLERRRKDLGALVATLQTADVALVDKSLDAAYALPSPGDCADVEALTELQPRPADPARRAELEALEGELAEVKARVDLSRMPKALELAKAAEARVMATGYLPLMAELRFHLGWAQAVLGDKAAGGAVLEQAVYDAEAGRADRLAVSVMNKLLFVDGEQEQFALAQRWGRLGEATLKRVGGDAVLESDLKVNAANLALMQDHPDDALKLLEQASGLLAKALPEGHPKRARVAFTLGRTLLETGKSAQAVTVLKDALAQTEKAVGPVHLDTARRHQALSMALREEKDFAGALEHARVSVSLHRTLLGNQSVKLAEALDEEGMSLLALKRYEDALRDYEEALKVKQAKLGPDDELVYYSLDGVGQALLGLGRTHDAIAPLKQALSFKDAQEDSLGESGFALAQALWKEGEEAEARDMASQALARFTSAGRTAQSKEVEAWLSARPAPAVKAVQVSGVRGGKRRR; this is encoded by the coding sequence ATGGCGAACCGGCATGACAGGGACGACGGGCCTTCGGCGCCTGGCTCCGCACCGCGAGTTTCGGCGTCGCGGGAATCCTACGGTACGGGTAGAGCGAACGCCTCCGCGACGGGGCGGGGTGGGGCGGAGTCCTCGGCGCCTTCGCGCGGGGCGGGGGGCGAGTCGCAGCGCCTTTCGTCGCGGCAGGTGGGCCGGTTCGTCCCTCTGAAGGTGCTGGGGCAGGGCGGCATGGGGGTGGTGTACGCCGCCTATGATCCGGACCTGGACCGCAAGGTGGCGCTGAAGCTTCTGCGGGTGAAGGGCGGCCACGAGGACCTGGAGCAGGGCCGGGCACGGCTATTGCGCGAGGCGCAGGCCATGGCGCGCATCTCCCACCCCAACGTCATCCCCGTGTTCGAGGTGGGGCAGTGGGAGCAGCAGATCTACGTGGCGATGGCGCTGGTGGACGGCGGCACGCTGCGGGACTGGACGAAAGCGAAGCCCCGGACGTGGCAGGAGCTCTTGGACAAGTACCTGGCGGCGGGCCGGGGGCTGGAGGCGGCGCACGTGGCGGGGCTGGTGCACCGCGACTTCAAGCCGGCCAACGTGCTGGTGGGCAAGGACGGGCGCGTCTACGTCACGGACTTCGGCCTGGCGCGGCCCATGGGCGAGGTGGAGGACGACGAGGACGACGGCGAGCGCACTCGGCCGGTGGGGGACGACTCGCCGCTGAACTCGCAGCTCACGCAGGCGGGGCTGGTGATGGGCACGCCCGCCTATATGTCGCCGGAGCAGTTCCGGGGCGAGCTGCTGGACTCGCGGTCGGATCAATTCAGCTTCTGCGCGGCGCTGTACCGCGCGCTGTATGGCATCCGCCCCTTCGACCCGGACGAGCTGTCGCGGGTGGCGTCGCAGCTGCGGGCCCGGGGCGGGACGGATGACGAGCCGGGCGTGACGGAGGCCGCGGCGGTGCAGGTGCTGCCGCCGTCGCCCATCCTGGAGCCGCCGCGCGACTCGAAGGTGCCGGCGTGGGTGCGCCGCGCGCTGATGAAGGGGCTGTCGCTGGAGCCTCGGGACCGCTTCCGCTCCATGGAGGAGTTGCTGACGGTGCTGGGGCAGCGGGAGCGGCGGGCCCTGCTCCAGCGCCGCGCGGGCGCCGCGGTGGCGGCCACGGTGGTGCTGGGCGTGGCGGGCGGCGTGGCGTGGTCCCGCTCGCAGGTGTGCGAGGGCGCGGCGGACCTGGTGGCGGAGCGCTGGAGCCCGGACGCGCGGGAGAAGGTGACGCAGGCGTTCCTCGCGACGAAGAGCCCGGTGGCGCAGGACATGGCGCGCCGGGTGGGCGAGGTGCTGGACGGCTACGGCTTGGAGTGGGCGAAGCAGCACACGGTGGCGTGCGAGGACACGCGCGTGCGCGAGGTGCAGACGGAGGCGCTGCTGTCCCAGCGTTTCGTGTGCCTGGAGCGGCGGCGCAAGGACCTGGGCGCGCTGGTGGCCACGCTCCAGACGGCGGACGTGGCGCTGGTGGACAAGTCGCTGGACGCCGCCTACGCGCTGCCCTCGCCGGGCGACTGCGCGGACGTGGAGGCGCTGACGGAGCTGCAGCCCCGGCCAGCGGACCCCGCGAGGCGCGCGGAGCTGGAGGCGCTGGAGGGCGAGCTGGCGGAGGTGAAGGCGCGCGTGGACCTGAGCCGGATGCCCAAGGCGCTGGAGCTGGCGAAGGCGGCGGAGGCTCGCGTCATGGCCACGGGCTACCTGCCGTTGATGGCGGAGCTGCGCTTCCACCTGGGCTGGGCGCAGGCGGTGCTGGGCGACAAGGCCGCGGGCGGCGCGGTGCTGGAGCAGGCCGTCTACGACGCGGAGGCGGGCCGGGCGGACCGGCTGGCCGTGTCGGTGATGAACAAGCTGCTCTTCGTGGACGGCGAGCAGGAGCAGTTCGCGCTCGCGCAGCGCTGGGGCCGGCTGGGCGAGGCGACGCTGAAGCGCGTGGGCGGCGACGCGGTGCTCGAGTCCGACCTCAAGGTGAACGCGGCCAACCTGGCGCTGATGCAAGACCACCCGGACGACGCGCTGAAGCTGTTGGAGCAGGCGTCGGGGCTGCTGGCGAAGGCGCTGCCAGAGGGACATCCCAAGCGGGCTCGGGTGGCGTTCACGCTGGGGCGCACGCTGCTGGAGACGGGCAAGAGCGCGCAGGCGGTGACGGTGCTGAAGGACGCGCTCGCCCAGACGGAGAAGGCCGTGGGCCCCGTGCACCTGGACACGGCGCGTCGGCATCAGGCGCTGTCCATGGCGCTGCGCGAAGAGAAGGACTTCGCCGGAGCGCTGGAGCACGCGCGGGTGTCCGTGTCGCTGCACCGCACGCTGCTGGGGAATCAGAGCGTGAAGCTGGCGGAGGCGCTGGACGAGGAGGGGATGAGCCTGCTCGCGCTCAAGCGCTACGAGGACGCGCTGCGGGACTACGAGGAAGCGCTGAAGGTGAAGCAGGCCAAGCTGGGGCCGGACGACGAGCTGGTCTATTACTCGCTGGACGGCGTCGGGCAGGCGCTGCTGGGCCTGGGCCGCACGCACGACGCGATTGCCCCGCTGAAGCAGGCGCTGTCGTTCAAGGACGCGCAGGAGGACTCGCTGGGCGAGTCCGGCTTCGCGCTGGCGCAGGCGTTGTGGAAGGAAGGCGAGGAGGCGGAGGCGCGAGACATGGCCTCACAGGCGCTCGCGCGCTTCACATCCGCGGGCCGCACCGCGCAGTCGAAGGAGGTGGAGGCCTGGCTCTCCGCCCGGCCCGCTCCGGCGGTGAAGGCCGTGCAGGTGTCCGGCGTGCGCGGCGGCAAGCGCCGGCGGTAG
- a CDS encoding L-serine ammonia-lyase, whose translation MPVSVFDLFKIGIGPSSSHTVGPMRAARMFVVGLSDAGLLERVTRLKVELFGSLGATGKGHGSDKAVLLGLRGDTPEDVDVELVPSIVAHWRAEGRVSLLQRLVLPFRDGEHLVMHKRKVLPYHPNGMRFSAFGEGGESLACRIYYSVGGGFVVDEQATAGADPLRAEQGSVPLPFKSAADLLEHCERERLPISSVMMRNELATRSEEEIRAGLLRIWAVMQACVTRGCTTGGILPGGLKVERRAAAMYQRLLSRPEAGLTNPLTVLDWVNLYALAVNEENAAGGRVVTAPTNGAAGIIPAVLHYYWRFVPGANADGVVRFLLTAGAIGALYKENASISGAEVGCQGEVGSACSMAAAGLAEVLGGTPLQVENAAEIAMEHNLGLTCDPIGGLVQVPCIERNAMASVKAINAVRMALSGDGRHFVSLDKVIKTMRDTGRDMKDKYKETARGGLAVNVLEVANLSVGLPEC comes from the coding sequence ATGCCTGTCAGCGTCTTCGACCTCTTCAAGATTGGGATTGGACCCTCCAGCTCGCACACGGTGGGGCCCATGCGGGCGGCCCGCATGTTCGTGGTGGGGCTGTCGGACGCGGGGCTGCTGGAGCGGGTGACGCGGCTCAAGGTGGAGCTGTTCGGTTCGCTGGGCGCGACGGGCAAGGGGCACGGCAGCGACAAGGCGGTACTGCTGGGGCTGCGCGGCGACACACCGGAGGACGTGGACGTGGAGCTGGTGCCGTCCATCGTCGCGCACTGGCGCGCGGAGGGGCGCGTGTCGCTGCTCCAGCGGCTGGTGCTGCCATTCCGGGACGGCGAGCACCTGGTGATGCACAAGCGCAAGGTGCTGCCCTACCACCCCAACGGGATGCGCTTCAGCGCCTTCGGTGAGGGCGGGGAGTCGCTCGCCTGCCGCATCTACTATTCGGTGGGCGGCGGCTTCGTGGTGGACGAGCAGGCGACGGCGGGCGCGGATCCGCTGCGCGCGGAGCAAGGGTCCGTACCCCTGCCCTTCAAGTCCGCGGCGGACCTCTTGGAGCACTGTGAGCGGGAGCGGCTGCCCATCAGCTCCGTGATGATGCGCAACGAGCTGGCGACGCGGAGCGAGGAGGAGATCCGCGCGGGGCTCTTGCGCATCTGGGCGGTGATGCAGGCGTGCGTGACGCGCGGGTGCACGACGGGCGGCATCCTGCCCGGCGGCCTGAAGGTGGAGCGGCGTGCGGCGGCGATGTACCAGCGGCTCCTCAGCCGTCCGGAGGCGGGGCTGACCAACCCGCTGACGGTGCTGGACTGGGTGAACCTGTACGCGCTCGCGGTGAACGAGGAGAACGCGGCGGGCGGGCGCGTCGTCACCGCGCCCACGAACGGCGCGGCGGGCATCATCCCGGCGGTGCTGCACTACTACTGGCGCTTCGTGCCGGGGGCGAACGCGGACGGCGTGGTGCGCTTCCTGCTCACGGCGGGGGCCATTGGCGCGCTCTACAAGGAGAACGCGTCCATCAGCGGCGCGGAGGTGGGCTGCCAGGGTGAAGTGGGCAGCGCGTGCTCCATGGCGGCGGCGGGGCTCGCGGAGGTGCTGGGCGGCACGCCGTTGCAGGTGGAGAACGCGGCGGAGATCGCCATGGAGCACAACCTGGGGCTCACCTGCGATCCGATTGGCGGGCTGGTGCAGGTGCCCTGCATCGAGCGCAACGCGATGGCGTCCGTGAAGGCCATCAACGCCGTGCGCATGGCGCTGTCCGGTGACGGGCGGCACTTCGTGAGCCTGGACAAGGTCATCAAGACGATGCGCGACACCGGCCGAGACATGAAGGACAAGTACAAGGAGACCGCGCGAGGAGGCCTCGCGGTCAACGTCCTGGAGGTCGCGAACCTCAGCGTCGGCCTGCCGGAGTGCTGA